A section of the Oryzias melastigma strain HK-1 linkage group LG14, ASM292280v2, whole genome shotgun sequence genome encodes:
- the elmod1 gene encoding ELMO domain-containing protein 1: MKHFLRVLTQFFVFLYCKCLWRGLKFVARKFTGRCELQRICYNNKPGARRTQKIESSLRYSKNELMQSALSIHPDKVEKTVDDIMALKKINPDTNPQLSISLQASLLQIVGYRNLVVEVEKLRREPYDCENAEHEEMLMKLWKELRPNTPLTSRISKQWCEIGFQGSDPKTDFRGMGLLGLHNLLYFAEHDKSTALQMLQDSLQPKHNEGSKPEWEQKNFDKAIGYSFAIVGINITDLAYSLLVSGALKTHLYNVAPEMPNLQHFQQTFCYLMQEFQRFWIEEDPSDIMEFNRVRSKFHRRILRQLKNPDMALCPHFAASDLHLVNL; this comes from the exons ATGAAGCACTTCCTAAG GGTTCTGACGCAGTTCTTCGTGTTCCTCTACTGTAAATGTCTGTGGCGGGGCCTGAAGTTTGTGGCCCGGAAGTTCACGGGCCGCTGTGAGCTGCAGCGAATCTGCTACAACAACAAACCGGGAGCTCGCAGGACTCAGAAGATTG AGTCGTCCCTGCGTTACTCCAAAAATGAG CTGATGCAGTCTGCCCTCAGCATCCACCCTGACAAGGTGGAGAAGACCGTCGACGACATCATGGCCTTGAAGAAGATAAACCCGGACACCAACCCCCA GCTCAGCATCTCCCTGCAGGCCAGCCTGCTGCAGATCGTGGGCTACAGGAACCTGGTGGTGGAGGTGGAGAAACTGCGCCGGGAACCCTACGACTGTGAAAACGCCGAGCACGAAGAAATGCTGATGAAG CTCTGGAAGGAGCTGCGTCCCAACACCCCCCTGACCAGCCGCATCTCTAAGCAGTGGTGTGAGATCGGATTCCAGGGCAGCGACCCCAAAACTGACTTCAGAGGCATGGGCCTGCTGGGCCTGCACAACCTGCT GTACTTCGCTGAACATGACAAGTCTACGGCTCTGCAGATGCTCCAGGACTCCCTGCAGCCCAAGCACAA TGAGGGGAGCAAGCCTGAATGGGAGCAGAAAAACTTTGACAAAGCTATCGG ATATTCGTTTGCTATCGTGGGCATCAACATCACCGACTTGGCCTACTCGCTGCTGGTGAGCGGAGCTCTGAAGACCCACTTGTACAACGTGGCTCCAGAAATGCCCAACCTGCAGCATTTCCAACAGACCTTCT GTTACCTGATGCAGGAATTCCAGCGCTTCTGGATCGAGGAGGATCCCAGCGACATCATGGAGTTCAACCGCGTTCGCTCCAAGTTCCACCGGAGGATCCTGCGCCAGCTCAAGAACCCAGACATGGCTCTGTGCCCCCACTTCGCTGCCTCCGACCTGCACCTGGTTAACCTCTAG
- the LOC112142061 gene encoding aquaporin-11, protein MTDLWASVAVLCAAVLLCETLRRAGARVLAGAGWLYLLEAVSTFQLCCCTHELKLLGEMAPPEPALGLTLTYMMTVVHVLTFREATCNPAAALEKVCRGTSSLKAAARVVACQFGAAFAARFFARSVWSLGLSDSHVRHQKFGFRCFDPLGGTLLEAAGAELACAFAFQAVVMHAHRVDEKLRVHVIAGVVTAAVYAAGNLSGAVFNPVLAFSLQFPCSGHSYLEYCFVYWLGPALGMASCILLFEKILPFLSGRNAAEADRPEVRMQKMQ, encoded by the exons ATGACGGACTTGTGGGCCTCCGTGGCGGTGCTGTGCGCCGCGGTCCTCCTCTGCGAGACGCTCCGGCGCGCGGGGGCGCGTGTCCTCGCGGGAGCTGGCTGGCTGTACCTGCTGGAGGCGGTGTCCACCTtccagctctgctgctgcaccCACGAGCTCAAGCTGCTGGGGGAGATGGCGCCGCCGGAACCGGCGCTCGGTTTGACCCTCACCTACATGATGACGGTTGTCCACGTGTTGACGTTCCGGGAAGCGACGTGTAACCCCGCGGCGGCGCTGGAGAAAGTTTGTCGCGGGACTTCTAGCCTCAAAGCTGCCGCGCGGGTCGTCGCGTGCCAGTTCGGAGCGGCGTTCGCCGCGCGGTTCTTCGCCCGGTCCGTGTGGTCGCTGGGTCTGTCCGACAGCCACGTCCGGCACCAGAAGTTCGGCTTCAGATGCTTCGACCCACTTGGAGGGACTTTGCTGGAGGCGGCGGGCGCGGAGCTGGCATGCGCGTTCGCCTTCCAGGCTGTAGTCATGCACGCGCACAGAGTGGACGAGAAGCTAAGAGTGCACGTGATCGCCGGTGTGGTGACGGCTGCCGTTTACGCAG CTGGAAACCTTTCCGGAGCAGTGTTTAACCCCGTCCTGGCCTTCTCACTGCAGTTCCCCTGCAGTGGTCACTCTTACCTGGAGTACTGCTTCGTCTACTGGCTGGGACCTGCTTTAg GCATGGCGAGCTGCATCCTTCTCTTCGAGAAAATCCTCCCCTTCCTGTCTGGAAGGAACGCCGCCGAGGCCGACAGACCCGAGGTCCGGATGCAGAAGATGCAGTGA